The Effusibacillus lacus genome window below encodes:
- a CDS encoding CaiB/BaiF CoA transferase family protein, whose product MKESPLTGLKVLELGTLVAAPFATRLLAEFGAEVIKVEAPKIGDPIRNWRVVENGTSLWWYAQARNKKSITLDLRQEEGQEIVKKLAAEVDVIIENFRPGTLEKWNIGYDVLRKINPRIILVRISGFGQTGPYRNKTGFGSVGESMGGIRYLTGYPDRPPTRVGISLGDSLAGMYAAMAALMAIYHRDVKGTGVGQVIDVALYEAVFSLMESMVPEYDRKGVIRERTGSILPGIAPSNTYQCSDGKYVVIGGNGDAIFARLMEVIGRPELKKDERFSSNSKRAEHMEFLDAIIGEWTQRHPIDDVVRILDEAGVPAGPIYSIEDIVNDPQYLFREMIQSFHVDGIGQLKLPGIMPKFSETPGEVKWVGPKLGEHNDEVYGQLGLDAETLRKLKEKGVI is encoded by the coding sequence ATGAAAGAAAGTCCGCTCACAGGTCTAAAGGTTCTAGAACTTGGCACACTGGTGGCAGCTCCTTTTGCGACAAGACTTTTGGCGGAATTCGGGGCGGAAGTGATCAAGGTGGAAGCCCCAAAAATCGGCGATCCCATTCGAAACTGGCGGGTCGTTGAGAACGGGACATCTTTGTGGTGGTATGCACAGGCCCGCAACAAAAAATCCATCACTCTCGATCTTAGACAGGAAGAAGGACAGGAAATTGTCAAAAAACTTGCGGCAGAAGTGGATGTAATAATTGAGAACTTCCGTCCCGGAACGCTTGAAAAATGGAACATTGGTTACGATGTGCTGCGGAAAATCAATCCCCGTATCATTCTGGTGCGTATCTCGGGGTTTGGCCAAACAGGCCCGTACCGCAACAAGACAGGATTTGGTTCAGTTGGGGAATCCATGGGTGGAATCCGTTATCTTACCGGTTATCCCGATCGTCCTCCGACAAGAGTCGGCATTAGCCTGGGTGACAGTTTGGCAGGCATGTATGCCGCAATGGCTGCCCTAATGGCTATCTATCATCGAGACGTCAAAGGGACCGGTGTTGGTCAGGTTATAGATGTGGCGCTTTATGAAGCCGTGTTCTCCTTAATGGAATCGATGGTTCCGGAGTATGACCGCAAAGGTGTGATCCGGGAACGCACCGGATCCATCCTGCCGGGAATTGCTCCTTCCAATACTTATCAATGCAGTGATGGGAAATATGTGGTGATAGGCGGAAATGGGGATGCCATTTTTGCCCGCCTGATGGAAGTAATCGGCCGCCCCGAGCTCAAGAAAGACGAGCGGTTTTCCTCGAACAGCAAACGGGCGGAGCATATGGAGTTTCTCGATGCAATTATCGGAGAATGGACACAACGGCATCCGATAGACGATGTGGTACGCATATTGGATGAGGCAGGCGTTCCTGCGGGTCCGATTTATTCGATTGAAGACATCGTTAACGATCCGCAGTACCTGTTCCGGGAGATGATCCAGTCATTCCATGTCGACGGAATCGGCCAGTTGAAACTGCCCGGCATTATGCCGAAGTTCAGCGAAACACCAGGCGAAGTCAAGTGGGTAGGTCCAAAGCTCGGCGAGCATAATGACGAAGTATACGGACAATTGGGACTGGATGCGGAAACTCTCAGAAAGCTGAAAGAGAAAGGAGTCATCTGA
- a CDS encoding methyl-accepting chemotaxis protein: MRFRFTIKNKLSLSFASILLVPSIAIGALSYETAKNKVRDQMLKSADENIRILNQTVDQIVESKRQDISLLAQQVAVDGKPESMEIIRRFQGLHPELELSYLGTETGAMFTFPNSKMPDGYDPRKKEWYQEAIKQKDKVIITSPEVSTSTGNMVIRIAKATQDGKGVVATNLNLQKLGEMVKGVKIGEEGYVVVYDKNKKYVIHPTAKPGTEANGEWMDKVYGQDSGSFSYLLDGQSKEMVFVTNKLTGWKISGTMYTDEISNEARPIFYRTLLVIAIAVMAGAALMYFIVRSITRPLAALTSASEKISEGYLNERIDVNSRDELGQLGLSFNKMADSLRTVLVEVNQTATQLAASAEELSASADQTSKATEQIASTIQEVAYGTEQQVQSVEQSVRTVNEMSTGIQQIAVNAQNVSATAIEASGISADGVQAIQTAIRQMESIHQTVTSLAQVVTELGDRSQEIGQIVGVITGIAEQTNLLALNAAIEAARAGEHGRGFAVVADEVRKLAEQSAQSAQQIGQLIATIQDETSKAVQSMDSATKEVAAGIGVVNAAGTSFEQIQNSVDTVVDQIQHVSAASQQMSVGAQQVVKAIDSIEEVTETTAAGAQNVSAAAEEQLASMEEITASASALTNMAEELQKLVQKFKL, encoded by the coding sequence ATGAGGTTCCGATTTACAATCAAGAACAAGTTGTCGCTGTCCTTTGCATCCATCTTACTGGTTCCCAGCATTGCCATTGGAGCACTGTCTTATGAAACTGCCAAAAACAAAGTGCGGGATCAAATGCTGAAAAGCGCTGACGAAAACATCCGGATTCTCAACCAGACAGTAGACCAAATCGTCGAATCCAAACGCCAGGACATATCGCTTCTTGCCCAACAGGTTGCGGTTGACGGGAAACCGGAATCGATGGAAATCATCCGCCGCTTTCAGGGACTTCACCCGGAATTGGAACTGTCTTATCTGGGCACAGAAACAGGAGCCATGTTTACTTTCCCGAACTCGAAGATGCCCGACGGTTACGACCCCAGAAAGAAGGAATGGTATCAGGAAGCGATCAAACAAAAAGATAAGGTGATTATCACCAGCCCGGAAGTCTCTACTTCTACCGGCAACATGGTCATTCGAATCGCCAAAGCGACTCAGGACGGCAAAGGGGTTGTCGCCACCAACCTGAATCTGCAAAAGCTCGGCGAAATGGTCAAAGGTGTGAAAATTGGCGAGGAAGGATACGTGGTCGTATACGACAAAAACAAGAAATACGTGATCCACCCAACGGCCAAACCGGGCACGGAAGCGAACGGGGAATGGATGGATAAAGTGTATGGCCAGGATTCCGGATCGTTTTCTTATCTGCTTGACGGCCAATCGAAAGAAATGGTGTTTGTTACTAACAAACTGACCGGTTGGAAAATATCCGGTACCATGTACACTGATGAAATTTCAAATGAAGCCCGGCCGATTTTTTACAGGACGCTGCTGGTAATTGCAATTGCCGTAATGGCCGGAGCAGCTTTAATGTACTTCATCGTCCGGTCGATTACCCGGCCTTTGGCAGCGCTGACAAGTGCTTCCGAAAAGATCAGCGAGGGATACTTAAACGAACGGATCGATGTGAACAGCCGGGATGAGCTTGGACAACTGGGATTAAGTTTTAACAAAATGGCTGATTCTTTGCGTACCGTACTGGTCGAAGTGAACCAAACCGCGACCCAATTGGCCGCCTCCGCGGAAGAACTCAGCGCCAGCGCTGATCAAACAAGCAAAGCAACTGAACAGATCGCTTCCACGATTCAGGAAGTGGCGTACGGAACCGAACAGCAAGTTCAGAGTGTGGAACAAAGTGTACGGACCGTCAACGAAATGTCAACAGGTATTCAACAGATCGCTGTCAATGCACAGAATGTCTCTGCAACAGCAATTGAAGCATCTGGTATTTCGGCCGACGGTGTACAAGCAATCCAAACCGCGATTCGGCAGATGGAGTCTATCCATCAAACCGTCACCAGTTTGGCTCAAGTGGTGACAGAATTAGGCGATCGTTCCCAGGAGATCGGCCAAATTGTGGGTGTTATTACCGGTATTGCCGAACAAACCAATCTATTGGCATTGAACGCAGCCATCGAAGCAGCACGCGCGGGTGAACATGGACGTGGATTTGCCGTGGTAGCCGATGAAGTGCGTAAACTTGCCGAACAGTCTGCTCAGTCCGCCCAACAGATCGGACAGCTGATTGCGACAATCCAGGATGAAACGTCGAAAGCTGTGCAGTCCATGGATTCCGCTACAAAGGAAGTGGCGGCAGGTATCGGAGTCGTTAACGCTGCAGGCACCTCCTTTGAACAAATTCAGAATTCGGTTGATACCGTAGTGGATCAAATCCAACACGTATCGGCAGCGTCGCAGCAAATGTCTGTCGGGGCGCAGCAGGTGGTCAAGGCGATTGATTCGATTGAAGAAGTGACTGAAACAACTGCTGCGGGAGCTCAGAATGTATCGGCGGCCGCTGAGGAACAATTGGCCTCCATGGAGGAAATCACCGCTTCCGCTTCCGCTCTCACCAACATGGCGGAAGAGCTGCAGAAACTGGTGCAAAAATTCAAATTATAA
- a CDS encoding MFS transporter, whose product MESKVVTQTPTVKATGNPYMTLIGSWAAWLFDALDAGVFGFVLLAVAKTFSVSLGEVVSTVAWFLLATGIGGYFLGNISDRIGRKKTIALSVLAYGSGTYLCGIADSVMELNIYRFIVGIAVGGLWSAAAALISEMWRPEGRAKAIAFMQTGWSGGNLLAAIFAWNILNPNDPESWRHLFIYASIPAFVTLIFVLIFVKESPVWLANREYIKHNANKIGLGEIFKPQYLKVTLLALGVSILGMLGYWIIFTFAPAFLQNILKIRIDQAPVFLIWTGIGAMIGYIAYGYLAEKAGRRIAFAVFFIGMTIMVPVFTYTASHLPLTDGKLVLAGSNLYTLGIISALLGFFTGYFSGFGAWYSELFPTSVRSTAAGFCFNFGRVGAIAGIKLVPVLIPLIGFPMTISMAALAYFAAAMLVFTLRETKGIELTSGN is encoded by the coding sequence ATGGAATCAAAAGTGGTTACACAAACGCCTACAGTAAAAGCGACTGGTAACCCGTATATGACCCTGATCGGTTCCTGGGCCGCCTGGTTGTTTGACGCGTTGGATGCCGGGGTTTTCGGGTTTGTGCTGCTTGCTGTGGCAAAAACGTTTAGCGTTTCCTTGGGGGAAGTGGTCTCCACAGTTGCCTGGTTCCTGCTTGCGACTGGAATTGGCGGCTATTTTCTCGGAAACATTTCGGACCGGATCGGCCGCAAGAAGACAATCGCGCTATCCGTCCTGGCATATGGCTCGGGAACCTATCTTTGCGGTATAGCTGACAGCGTTATGGAACTGAATATTTATCGTTTTATCGTAGGTATTGCAGTCGGGGGATTGTGGTCTGCTGCGGCAGCTTTGATTTCCGAGATGTGGCGTCCCGAAGGCCGTGCGAAAGCGATTGCATTCATGCAAACCGGTTGGTCGGGCGGCAACCTTTTAGCGGCAATTTTCGCCTGGAACATTCTGAATCCGAATGATCCCGAATCCTGGCGCCACTTGTTCATTTATGCAAGCATTCCTGCATTTGTCACCCTGATCTTCGTGCTGATCTTTGTCAAAGAATCTCCGGTATGGCTTGCCAACAGGGAATATATAAAACACAACGCAAACAAGATTGGATTGGGCGAAATTTTTAAACCCCAATATCTGAAAGTCACTCTACTGGCTTTGGGAGTTTCCATTCTGGGCATGCTTGGATACTGGATCATCTTCACGTTTGCGCCAGCCTTCCTGCAGAACATCCTTAAGATCCGGATTGATCAGGCACCGGTATTTCTGATCTGGACCGGTATCGGCGCCATGATTGGCTATATCGCTTATGGATATCTTGCGGAAAAAGCGGGTCGCCGCATCGCATTCGCCGTCTTCTTCATCGGCATGACCATTATGGTTCCCGTGTTCACCTATACGGCAAGCCATCTGCCATTGACCGACGGTAAGCTGGTTCTGGCGGGAAGCAACCTGTACACTCTTGGAATCATCTCTGCGCTGCTTGGCTTCTTTACCGGGTATTTCAGCGGATTTGGCGCATGGTATTCCGAATTGTTCCCAACCAGCGTACGTTCCACTGCCGCAGGTTTTTGCTTCAACTTTGGGCGCGTCGGTGCCATTGCCGGCATCAAACTGGTACCGGTTCTGATCCCGTTGATCGGGTTTCCGATGACCATATCGATGGCCGCTCTTGCGTATTTTGCCGCTGCCATGCTGGTATTCACATTGCGTGAAACCAAGGGCATCGAACTGACAAGCGGTAATTGA